Within the Pirellulales bacterium genome, the region CACGCGGTCACGAGACTCGAAAGGAAAACGAATCACAGCCAAGCCAAGCGATCGCGAGCGACAAGGCGAGCCGGAGGGCGTAAGCCCCCGGAGCAAAAACGAACAACAGCGATAAACCCTCGCTAGCGCGTCGGGCTGGTGGGCTGTTCGTCAAGCCGTCGCCGGGCAGTCGCCGCCCAGGGGCTTTCCGGGGAAAGCTTGAGAAACGCCCGCCAGTGAAGATCGGCTTCGTCGCGGCGCCCGAGGTCGTCCAAGGTGCGGGCCAGGTGATAGTGAACGTCGGGATATTCGTCGTGGAATGTCAGCGCCCCCTCGAACGCGGCGACGGCCAGCTCGCGCTGCCCCAGCTCGGCCAGCACGCAGCCGAGATTCGCTCGAGCTTCGACATATTCCTCGTCCAACTCGATCGTCATGAAGTAACGCTCCCGCGCGGCGGTCGTGTCGCCCAGGCGATAGAGCAACTCGGCCAGGGTGAAGCAAATCTCGGCGTTCGGCCCCCCTGCCGCCATCGCCGCGCGATACATATCGGCGGCGGCCTCCAATTCGCCTTCGTCCTCGAGATGAGATGCTCTGGCGACCAATTCCGCGGCGTTCGCCGGCGTCAGCGACGGCAGCATCCGAGCCAGCGGAAGAATGGCTTCATTCGATTCGGCCGACGGCGCTCCGGCATCAGCGCCCGTCGCCGCACCGGCCGAGTCTGCTCCAGCGGGTTCAAAGTCAAACCAGAATTGTCCGCCCGGCGCAACGAGCCCGTCCCACTGCCGCAGCAGCAGGTGCTTCCCCTCGACGATGATCGACAATTGGGCCAGCGGCCGGCGCACGCTCGGAACGTAGCGGGCCAACTCGGCCAGTTTCTTCTCGATCGTCTGAGGCGACATCCCCGAAGCAAGCAGCTCCGCTAGCCGCCGCGCCGTGGCGACTTCTTGAAAGTCGAAATACGGCAGACGGCGGACTTCCCGCGTCGGTACGATCAACCCCCGACGATGCCAGCGGCGAACCACGGCCACGGGCAAGTGCAACAACTCGGCCAACATCGCCGGTGTATAGAGCCGCCGAACATGCTGCTCACTCTCGACCAGCCCCAGCCGCTGCCAAAGCTGCGTTTCGGTGATGACTTCGATCCGCCCCTCTTCGACGTCCCGCCGAACGGCGTCGCCGAATTGACGGTCCCAATCGGCCGGCGCCAGCGGCAAATCCTCTTCCCCCAGCACGATCACTCCGGCGCCGTCGCTGGGATTCTCAACCGCGACGCCGCCATGCTCGCGGATCAACTGCTGGGCGTCGCGGCGCGACATTCCGGCCAGCTTGCCGATCAGCGCCACCTGCGCTCCGGCTAACTGCTGGCAAGCGTCGTTTTCCATCGTTACCAACGAGTCCATTCGACAGACACCTGCGAGAATCGCGAGACTAGGAAGTGATGAACGGGGCGCTGTCAGCGCTTCAAAGCTGAATTGAAGGGTGCCATGGTCACTGCTCTGAGTGGCCATGCCTCGACGCGGCTCATGCCCACGCCGACCCGCTGGCGCGGGTGCCCCGCGTGGGCATGGCACCCAACCTATCAGATTACCTCTGAAGGTCCACTAGAAATAGCTGACGCCGGCTGTCGGCTGTTTCGCCACCGAAGCTTGCTGCGGCACCGATGAAGGACTTGTTGTCGCCGTCGTCGGCCGCGGCTCAACGGAGCCAACGCCGGGCGGAGGCGGAAGTGAAGGAGGAGTCGGCGCCGGCACC harbors:
- a CDS encoding MerR family transcriptional regulator encodes the protein MDSLVTMENDACQQLAGAQVALIGKLAGMSRRDAQQLIREHGGVAVENPSDGAGVIVLGEEDLPLAPADWDRQFGDAVRRDVEEGRIEVITETQLWQRLGLVESEQHVRRLYTPAMLAELLHLPVAVVRRWHRRGLIVPTREVRRLPYFDFQEVATARRLAELLASGMSPQTIEKKLAELARYVPSVRRPLAQLSIIVEGKHLLLRQWDGLVAPGGQFWFDFEPAGADSAGAATGADAGAPSAESNEAILPLARMLPSLTPANAAELVARASHLEDEGELEAAADMYRAAMAAGGPNAEICFTLAELLYRLGDTTAARERYFMTIELDEEYVEARANLGCVLAELGQRELAVAAFEGALTFHDEYPDVHYHLARTLDDLGRRDEADLHWRAFLKLSPESPWAATARRRLDEQPTSPTR